A single window of Athene noctua chromosome 1, bAthNoc1.hap1.1, whole genome shotgun sequence DNA harbors:
- the LOC141967303 gene encoding uncharacterized protein LOC141967303, with protein MEKSKQPTLQKCASATLPSTERLCPLLWSPSLSSLPMSSSSSADTVCSFPEPCPGATADLAAQERSGPAQTPKDDQALVENLGPALGQDPPLERSAGTSQEQVSGDEGEVVQRPRDVEPDPDTPVTMGSTIWAAPGGSSPAEPSPQQRVPTGRMRAWVAPGLCKGGRALRESRAQLCRRVSAWWKRDRQCCCRCSRKPLRQNYP; from the exons atggagaagagcaaacaaccgaccctgcagaaatg tgccagcgcgacgttgccgagcacagagcgcctgtgcccgctactgtggtcaccatcgctgagctccctcccgatgagcagctccagttctgcggacaccgtctgctccttcccggagccctgccccggtgccacggcagatctggcggcacaagagcgctcaggacccgcccagacccccaaggatgatcaggcgctggtggagaatctgggaccagccctgggccaggaccccccactggagaggtcagctgggaccagtcaagagcaggtctctggggatgagggcgaagtggtacagagacccagggacgtggagccagaccctgacacccccgtgaccatgggcagcaccatctgggcggcgccgggcgggagcagcccagcggagcccagtccccagcagcgggtgcccacgggcaggatgcgtgcctgggtggccccggggctgtgcaaggggggccgtgccctgcgggagtcccgtgcccagctctgcaggcgtgtcagcgcctggtggaaacgggaccggcagtgctgctgcaggtgctcccgcaagcccctgaggcaaaattatccctga